Below is a window of Quercus robur chromosome 6, dhQueRobu3.1, whole genome shotgun sequence DNA.
GTTCCATCTGCCTACCTTGACTGACGAATTCACGCTTCATTAGTTTGGAGCCGTCTGTGGGAATCAACATTTTCAGATTCATAGTTGAAAACATAGTTTCCATCAACCCTCTACATTCAGATGGAACCCAATCCAGATTCTGCagccttggcccagcaagtccaagcccttgcagccaccattgaagagctcaccaagcaaaaccaggaaatgaagctacgACTCCAGCAGGTCCAACAAGCTCAACAAGAAAAGAACCAGTCCAAGGGTAACCTAGAAGGAGAAGGGGGATAGCCATAGGAGGGGTACCCCTCAGAGGCCAACTACTCTGGACGAGTAGAATTCAGATCTCCTTCGAgaaatgaggaaggagatggacgaactGAGGAACGCCATTAAGGAGAAGACAGACCGAAGTGTAGACAGAATGGTAAGGGCCACGGATTCGTCTTTCACCACGGTGGTACTTGAATGCCCTGTACCGTCGAAGTTTCGCTTACCTCAACTTGAGCCGTTCGACGGACTCAGAGACTCTCAAGATCACCTTAATACCTTCAAGACAACTCTAGGTCTTCAACAGCCACCAGACGAAATACTGTGTCGGTCCTTTcccaccactctcaaaggagctgcacTAGAATGGTTCACAAAGCTGCCGACTTCGCCCGTAGACAGCTTCGAGCAGTTGAGCAATGCCTTCTTGCGTCATTTCATAGGGAGACAGCGTCCAAAGAGGCCGGCTGACCACTTACTCACCATTAGGcagggagagaaggaaactCTGAGGTCGTACGTGAAACGCTTTACTCGGGAGACtctggaggtggacgaagcCGATGATAAGGTGCAACTGACAACCTTCAAAGTGGGACTGAGATCCAGAGATCTCGTGGCCTCCCTCGCAAAGAATCCACCAAAAACAATGGCAGAAATGCTCCTGAAGGCACAGAAATACATGAATGCTGAGGATGCTTTAACAGCCATAAAGGATGTAGGGAAGCCAGGAGACAAGGCAAAGAAAGAAGATGACCGTAGGGGTCAAAAAAGAGAGCATCCAGATCGTCGGAACAATGACGGGAATAGTAAGAGAGATGATAAAGGTCCTC
It encodes the following:
- the LOC126689815 gene encoding uncharacterized protein LOC126689815, whose protein sequence is MRKEMDELRNAIKEKTDRSVDRMVRATDSSFTTVVLECPVPSKFRLPQLEPFDGLRDSQDHLNTFKTTLGLQQPPDEILCRSFPTTLKGAALEWFTKLPTSPVDSFEQLSNAFLRHFIGRQRPKRPADHLLTIRQGEKETLRSYVKRFTRETLEVDEADDKVQLTTFKVGLRSRDLVASLAKNPPKTMAEMLLKAQKYMNAEDALTAIKDVGKPGDKAKKEDDRRGQKREHPDRRNNDGNSKRDDKGPQTDEHYLKWPRPLHSTPNVRDKNKYYRFHKDHDHNTKDCRDLKEQIEELIRKGKLQKYVKKGEYSKFRDGNKNQHGSSSRDDDRPSQPLQDVIGEIKTITGGPFLGGSFKSLKKAYQRQVNSVHTIPPSKQR